The following are encoded together in the Miscanthus floridulus cultivar M001 unplaced genomic scaffold, ASM1932011v1 fs_725_2_3, whole genome shotgun sequence genome:
- the LOC136532840 gene encoding UDP-glucose 4-epimerase 1-like, which produces MVSAVLRAILVTGGAGYIGSHTVLQLLQQGFRVVVVDNLDNASEVALVRVAELAGHNGANNLVFHKVDLRDRHALEDIFLSHRFEAVIHFAGLKAVGESVHKPLLYYDNNLIGTITLLQVMAAHGCKKLVFTSSATVYGWPKEVPCTEEFPLCATNPYGRTKLVIEDICRDVHRSDPDWKIILLRYFNPVGAHPSGYIGEDPCGVPNNLMPYVQQVAVGRLPHLTVYGTDYNTKDGTGVRDYIHVVDLADGHIAALRKLYEDSDKIGCEVYNLGTGKGTSVLEMVAAFEKVSGKKIPLVFAGRRPGDAEIVYAATAKAEKELKWKAMYGVEEMCRDLWNWASKNPYGYAGSPDKSN; this is translated from the exons ATGGTGTCCGCCGTGCTCCGGGCCATCCTGGTGACGGGCGGTGCTGGGTACATCGGCAGCCACAcggtgctgcagctgctgcaaCAGGGCttccgcgtcgtcgtcgtcgacaaCCTCGACAACGCCTCCGAGGTCGCCCTCGTCCGCGTCGCCGAGCTCGCCGGCCACAACGGCGCCAACAACCTCGTCTTCCACAAG GTTGACCTTCGCGACAGGCACGCTCTGGAGGACATCTTCCTGTCCCACAG GTTTGAGGCTGTCATTCACTTTGCTGGGCTCAAAGCTGTTGGCGAGAGCGTGCACAAGCCCCTGCTTTACTACGACAACAACCTCATCGGCACCATCACCCTTCTTCAGGTGATGGCTGCACATGGCTGCAAGAAG CTGGTGTTTACATCATCTGCAACTGTCTATGGGTGGCCCAAGGAAGTGCCATGCACTGAAGAATTCCCACTTTGCGCCACCAACCCTTATGGACGGACCAAG CTTGTGATTGAAGATATCTGCCGCGATGTCCACCGTTCAGACCCTGATTGGAAGATCATACTGCTCAGGTACTTCAACCCTGTTGGTGCTCATCCAAGCGGATACATCGGCGAAGACCCCTGCGGTGTCCCAAACAACCTGATGCCCTATGTTCAGCAAGTCGCTGTTGGGAGGCTGCCTCACCTCACGGTCTATGGAACCGACTACAACACAAAGGATGGAACTGGG GTGCGTGATTACATCCATGTTGTTGACCTGGCTGACGGCCACATAGCAGCCCTGAGGAAGCTCTATGAAGACTCCGACAAAATAG GGTGTGAAGTATACAATCTGGGGACAGGAAAGGGGACATCAGTGTTGGAAATGGTGGCTGCATTTGAGAAGGTTTCTGGGAAG AAAATCCCTCTTGTGTTTGCTGGGCGAAGGCCTGGAGATGCAGAGATCGTCTATGCGGCAACTGCCAAGGCAGAGAAAGAGCTCAAATGGAA GGCAATGTACGGGGTCGAGGAGATGTGCAGAGATCTGTGGAATTGGGCAAGCAAGAACCCCTACGGCTATGCTGGATCACCGGACAAGAGCAACTGA